One window from the genome of bacterium encodes:
- a CDS encoding efflux transporter outer membrane subunit → PGEDLFRTPATKDVSAGLPSEVLERRPDIMQAERTLRAADANIGVARAAFFPRIALTANAGVASADLSNLFKGGTGAWTFAPQATLPIFGAGRLKGNLAAAKAERGIALAQYERAIQGAFREVADALALRGTVDERIAAQEALVAATGASQRISEQRFRTGISSYLDVLDAQRTLYDAQKALISVRLAKADNNVTLYKVLGGGWTANTPAPKDAAPVGGAAEKRSDAAAMQAASPR, encoded by the coding sequence GCCCGGCGAGGACCTGTTCCGGACGCCGGCGACGAAGGACGTCTCCGCCGGGCTGCCGTCGGAAGTTCTGGAGCGCCGACCGGACATCATGCAGGCCGAGCGGACGCTGCGCGCGGCCGACGCGAACATCGGCGTCGCGCGCGCCGCGTTCTTCCCTCGGATCGCGTTGACCGCCAACGCCGGCGTGGCGAGCGCGGACCTCTCGAACCTCTTCAAGGGCGGGACGGGGGCGTGGACCTTCGCGCCGCAGGCGACGCTGCCGATCTTCGGCGCCGGACGTCTGAAGGGCAATCTCGCGGCCGCGAAGGCCGAGCGCGGGATCGCGCTGGCGCAGTACGAACGGGCGATCCAAGGGGCGTTTCGGGAGGTCGCGGACGCGCTGGCGCTGCGCGGCACGGTGGACGAGCGGATCGCGGCGCAGGAGGCGCTCGTCGCCGCGACCGGCGCGAGCCAGCGCATCTCCGAGCAGCGGTTCCGCACCGGCATTTCGAGCTACCTCGACGTGCTCGACGCGCAGCGCACGCTCTACGACGCGCAGAAGGCGCTGATCTCGGTGCGGCTCGCGAAGGCCGACAACAACGTGACTCTCTACAAGGTCTTGGGCGGCGGTTGGACGGCGAACACGCCGGCGCCCAAGGACGCGGCGCCGGTCGGCGGCGCCGCGGAGAAGCGGAGCGACGCGGCGGCGATGCAGGCCGCCTCGCCGCGCTGA
- the ftcD gene encoding glutamate formimidoyltransferase, which translates to MKIIECVPNISEGRDQKVLDAVAAAVRAVEGVTLLDVDPGAETNRTVFTFVGGPEAVAEAAFRLVESASKLIDMRQHHGAHARMGATDVVPFVPVGGGATMDDCVALANEVGRRIAEKLDIPVYLYERAATKPERRSLAEVRKGEYEGLAAKLQDPAWAPDYGRPVFNEKSGATIVGARPFLVAYNVDLNTTDKKLAHDIALEIREQGRKVKGPDGKILKDERGRDVTKPGKFKSIRAVGWYIPEFGRAQVSINVLDYNVVAPHTVFDEIERQALERGMRVTGSEIVGLVPLEALKMAGRHYLAAQGKTPAAPEPDLLETARISLGLCDVKPFETDKAVIDYRLAPRERGLRAMSLVGFADELSRDTPAPGGGSVAALCGSLAAALVSMVSALTFGGSKDKAAKEEFVKLGLAAQELKDQLLRAVDDDTAAFDMIRSARKLPKATDEQKAARDEAIVAATRRAIEIPLSVVEAAGKVAALVVRVSQIGMTAAASDFGVAALCARTAAEGAALNVRINLPGLPDAAERAAFKAKLDAALAAARAGAEKALAKAEEIIG; encoded by the coding sequence ATGAAGATCATCGAGTGCGTTCCCAACATCTCCGAAGGGCGCGACCAGAAGGTCCTCGACGCCGTGGCCGCCGCCGTGCGCGCGGTCGAAGGGGTCACCCTGCTCGACGTCGATCCGGGCGCCGAAACCAACCGCACCGTCTTCACGTTCGTCGGCGGCCCGGAAGCGGTCGCCGAGGCGGCGTTCCGGCTGGTCGAGTCGGCCTCCAAGCTGATCGACATGCGCCAGCACCACGGCGCGCACGCCCGGATGGGCGCGACCGACGTCGTGCCGTTCGTTCCGGTCGGCGGCGGCGCGACGATGGACGACTGCGTGGCGCTGGCCAACGAAGTCGGCCGCCGGATCGCCGAAAAGCTCGACATCCCCGTCTACCTCTACGAGCGCGCGGCGACGAAGCCGGAGCGGCGCAGCCTCGCCGAGGTCCGCAAGGGAGAGTACGAAGGCCTCGCCGCGAAGCTGCAGGATCCGGCGTGGGCCCCCGACTACGGCCGGCCGGTCTTCAACGAGAAGTCCGGCGCGACGATCGTCGGCGCCCGCCCGTTCCTCGTCGCCTACAACGTGGACCTCAACACGACCGACAAGAAGCTGGCCCACGACATCGCGCTCGAGATCCGCGAGCAAGGGCGCAAGGTCAAGGGTCCGGACGGCAAGATCCTCAAGGACGAGCGCGGCCGCGACGTGACGAAGCCGGGCAAGTTCAAGTCGATCCGCGCCGTCGGCTGGTACATCCCCGAGTTCGGCCGCGCGCAGGTCTCGATCAACGTCCTCGACTACAACGTCGTCGCGCCGCACACCGTCTTCGACGAGATCGAGCGCCAGGCGCTCGAGCGCGGGATGCGGGTCACCGGCTCGGAGATCGTCGGCCTCGTGCCGCTCGAGGCGCTCAAGATGGCCGGCCGGCACTACCTCGCCGCGCAGGGGAAGACCCCCGCGGCGCCGGAGCCGGACCTGCTGGAGACGGCGCGCATCTCGCTCGGCCTCTGCGACGTCAAGCCGTTCGAGACCGACAAGGCGGTGATCGACTACCGCCTCGCCCCGCGCGAGCGAGGGCTGCGGGCGATGAGCCTCGTCGGCTTCGCCGACGAACTGTCGCGCGACACCCCGGCCCCCGGCGGCGGTTCCGTCGCCGCCCTCTGCGGCTCGCTCGCCGCGGCGCTCGTCTCGATGGTCTCCGCCCTCACCTTCGGCGGCTCGAAGGACAAGGCGGCCAAGGAAGAGTTCGTGAAGCTCGGCCTCGCCGCGCAGGAGTTGAAGGACCAGCTGCTGCGCGCCGTGGACGACGACACGGCCGCCTTCGACATGATCCGCTCGGCGCGCAAGCTCCCCAAGGCCACCGACGAGCAGAAGGCCGCGCGCGACGAAGCGATCGTCGCCGCGACCCGCCGCGCGATCGAGATCCCGCTCTCCGTCGTCGAGGCGGCGGGCAAGGTCGCCGCGCTGGTCGTCCGCGTCTCGCAGATCGGGATGACCGCGGCCGCGTCCGACTTCGGCGTCGCCGCCTTGTGCGCGCGCACCGCGGCCGAAGGCGCGGCGCTCAACGTGCGGATCAACCTCCCCGGCCTGCCGGACGCCGCCGAGCGCGCGGCGTTCAAGGCCAAGCTCGACGCCGCCCTCGCCGCGGCGCGCGCGGGGGCCGAGAAGGCGCTGGCCAAGGCCGAGGAGATCATCGGCTGA